The following proteins are co-located in the Nocardia bhagyanarayanae genome:
- a CDS encoding phosphoglyceromutase: protein MTYTLVLLRHGESEWNALNLFTGWVDVHLTDKGIAEGKRAGELLAEHGILPDVVYTSLLRRAISTANIALDAADRHWIPVIRDWRLNERHYGELQGKNKAQIRDKYGDEQFMLWRRSYDTPPPPIDPANEYSQEGDARYAGIEVPKTECLLDVVNRMVPYWESTISKELLTGKTVLIAAHGNSLRALVKHLDNISDDDIAGLNIPTGIPLRYELDENLRPVRPREYLDPEAAAAGAAAVASQGGK, encoded by the coding sequence ATGACGTACACCCTCGTGTTGCTGCGCCACGGCGAGAGCGAATGGAATGCCCTGAATCTGTTCACCGGCTGGGTGGACGTGCACCTGACCGACAAGGGCATCGCCGAGGGTAAGCGCGCGGGCGAGCTGCTCGCCGAGCACGGCATCCTGCCCGACGTCGTCTACACCTCGCTGCTGCGCCGGGCCATCTCCACCGCGAACATCGCGCTGGACGCGGCCGACCGGCACTGGATCCCGGTCATCCGCGACTGGCGCCTCAACGAGCGCCACTACGGCGAGCTGCAGGGCAAGAACAAGGCGCAGATCCGCGACAAGTACGGCGACGAGCAGTTCATGCTGTGGCGGCGCAGCTACGACACTCCGCCGCCGCCGATCGACCCGGCCAACGAGTACAGCCAGGAAGGCGACGCGCGGTACGCGGGCATCGAGGTGCCCAAGACCGAATGCCTGCTCGACGTGGTGAACCGGATGGTCCCGTACTGGGAGTCGACCATCTCCAAGGAACTGCTCACCGGCAAGACCGTGCTGATCGCCGCGCACGGCAACTCGCTGCGCGCCCTGGTCAAGCACCTGGACAACATCTCCGACGACGACATCGCCGGCCTGAACATCCCGACCGGCATTCCGCTGCGCTACGAACTCGACGAGAACCTGCGCCCGGTACGCCCACGCGAGTACCTGGACCCGGAGGCCGCCGCCGCCGGCGCGGCCGCGGTCGCGAGCCAGGGCGGTAAGTAG
- a CDS encoding CocE/NonD family hydrolase, with translation MKYALRATVAALAAAVLVPFLTTGATAAPVATGPDGGAAGAAWAATEDGVQQYPNVHIEWDVPITMSDGTVLKGNVYRPADASGRPIDAPTPTIVNMTPYTKLVSNLADHAQSIPVLSDALLNLFRQIDFSGTPLSGVTDLTKAFGGGELRNFTVDRQLIKSGYSQVVVDVRGTGFSQGEWDMLRAREQQDTLEVIDWASRQPWSDGKIGMNGISYSGINQVQAASKQPPALKAIFPVVPGSDLVNDVLAPGGGFGFNFIPLWLTAINTLKWVPDVQSIVHGKFDWEWLNDRAASPLTFMDVFLNAYTATRFEDADPRLLDLLTHSSPERGDYVSDPTQIRVPTFVVGGWHDLFTYSESKIYNQIPLPAGQKQLLMGNTYHVNSGNEYGKPGLPPRLDVLQRAWFDKWLKGIDNGVDGYGPVTLRQQGGGWVTQNGFGASAVGEAAAQHRRMYLSAAPSGTAQSVYDGSLTAEANADTARLTVAPGLTTLCSNDAAQGSAGVLSIIDGCAKDSRVAELNALTFTSAPVVEATTISGPIAVRLNTVQDATDGYWTVTVNDVAPDGQSTVLTSGQLMASLREIDEANSSRSANGDYTDPRPYTSLEKRQPTVPGEATTLDITLSATEAILQPGHRLRVDVFASNFPKGLPVLPMLLDTELKPQHVQLDPARPSFVNIPVRGNHGW, from the coding sequence ATGAAGTACGCGCTACGGGCCACAGTCGCGGCGCTCGCCGCCGCAGTGCTCGTTCCATTCCTCACCACCGGCGCGACCGCCGCACCCGTCGCAACGGGCCCCGACGGCGGCGCGGCCGGAGCGGCGTGGGCCGCCACCGAGGACGGCGTTCAGCAGTACCCGAACGTGCACATCGAATGGGATGTGCCGATCACCATGAGCGACGGCACGGTGCTGAAGGGCAACGTCTACCGGCCCGCCGACGCCTCCGGCCGCCCGATCGACGCGCCGACGCCCACCATCGTCAACATGACGCCCTACACCAAGTTGGTGTCGAACCTCGCCGATCACGCGCAGTCCATTCCGGTGCTGTCCGACGCGCTGCTGAACCTCTTCCGCCAGATCGATTTCAGCGGCACCCCGCTCTCCGGCGTCACCGATCTCACCAAGGCCTTCGGCGGCGGCGAGCTGCGCAACTTCACCGTGGACCGCCAGCTGATCAAGAGCGGGTACTCGCAGGTCGTCGTCGACGTGCGCGGCACCGGCTTCTCGCAGGGCGAATGGGACATGCTCCGCGCCCGCGAGCAGCAGGACACCCTCGAGGTGATCGACTGGGCATCCCGCCAGCCGTGGTCGGACGGCAAGATCGGCATGAACGGCATTTCCTACTCGGGCATCAACCAGGTGCAGGCGGCGTCCAAGCAGCCGCCCGCGCTGAAGGCGATCTTCCCGGTGGTGCCGGGCAGCGACCTGGTCAACGACGTGCTCGCCCCCGGCGGCGGCTTCGGCTTCAACTTCATCCCGCTGTGGCTCACTGCGATCAACACCCTCAAATGGGTGCCGGACGTGCAGTCCATCGTGCACGGCAAGTTCGACTGGGAGTGGCTCAACGACCGCGCCGCGTCCCCGCTCACCTTCATGGACGTGTTCCTGAACGCCTACACCGCAACGCGTTTCGAGGACGCGGACCCGCGCCTGCTCGATCTGCTCACCCACAGCAGCCCCGAACGCGGCGACTACGTCAGCGATCCCACGCAGATCCGGGTGCCGACCTTCGTCGTCGGCGGCTGGCACGATCTGTTCACCTACTCGGAATCCAAGATCTACAACCAGATTCCGCTACCCGCGGGCCAGAAGCAGCTGCTGATGGGCAACACCTACCACGTGAACTCCGGCAACGAGTACGGCAAGCCCGGCCTGCCGCCCCGGCTCGACGTGCTGCAACGTGCGTGGTTCGACAAGTGGCTCAAGGGAATCGACAACGGCGTCGATGGCTACGGTCCGGTCACCCTGCGCCAGCAGGGCGGCGGCTGGGTCACCCAGAACGGCTTCGGCGCTTCGGCCGTCGGCGAGGCCGCCGCGCAGCACCGCCGCATGTACCTGTCCGCGGCGCCCAGCGGCACTGCCCAGAGCGTCTACGACGGCTCGCTCACCGCTGAAGCGAACGCCGACACGGCGCGGCTGACCGTCGCCCCCGGCCTGACCACCCTGTGCTCCAACGATGCGGCGCAGGGCAGCGCGGGCGTGCTGTCGATCATCGACGGTTGCGCCAAGGATTCGCGCGTCGCCGAGCTGAACGCGCTCACCTTCACCAGCGCGCCGGTCGTCGAGGCGACCACCATCTCCGGCCCGATCGCCGTGCGGCTCAACACCGTTCAGGACGCGACCGACGGCTACTGGACGGTGACCGTCAACGACGTCGCGCCCGACGGTCAGTCGACCGTGCTCACCTCCGGTCAGCTGATGGCCTCCCTGCGCGAGATCGACGAGGCCAACAGCAGCCGTTCGGCCAACGGCGACTACACCGACCCGCGCCCCTACACCTCGCTCGAGAAGCGGCAGCCGACGGTGCCCGGCGAGGCCACCACGCTGGACATCACGCTGAGCGCCACCGAGGCGATCCTGCAGCCCGGCCACCGCCTGCGCGTGGACGTGTTCGCGAGCAACTTCCCGAAAGGACTGCCCGTCCTACCGATGCTGCTCGACACGGAGTTGAAGCCGCAGCACGTGCAGCTGGACCCGGCCCGGCCGAGCTTCGTCAACATCCCGGTCCGCGGCAACCACGGCTGGTGA
- a CDS encoding NADPH-dependent F420 reductase: MRIGIIGAGAMARALGGGWAAAGHEVCFGARRSAAAAEVADAVGYGARSGSIAEAAGFGEVVLLAVPVEALDGILRGTPGLDGRVLVDCTNAFEPDAASDGTDNFVLGEDAVAERIAGTVPGARVVKGFNLCAAEVWAAEVREFEGATLSVPLCGDDPDAVRLVAGLAEDLKLRPFLAGGLHRARYLEAASVLAVGLWFGGYDARAMLPPLAGAFAMRD; this comes from the coding sequence ATGCGGATCGGGATCATCGGGGCGGGCGCGATGGCGCGGGCGTTGGGCGGTGGTTGGGCCGCGGCGGGGCACGAAGTCTGCTTCGGTGCGCGGCGGAGTGCGGCGGCGGCTGAAGTAGCTGATGCCGTCGGGTACGGCGCGCGGAGCGGGAGCATCGCGGAGGCTGCCGGGTTCGGTGAAGTGGTGTTGCTGGCGGTACCGGTCGAGGCGTTGGACGGCATCTTGCGGGGGACGCCCGGGCTCGATGGGCGCGTGCTCGTCGACTGCACCAATGCGTTCGAGCCCGATGCGGCGTCCGATGGAACGGACAACTTCGTGCTCGGGGAGGACGCGGTGGCGGAGCGGATCGCCGGGACCGTTCCTGGTGCGCGGGTGGTGAAGGGGTTCAACCTGTGCGCGGCCGAGGTGTGGGCGGCCGAGGTTCGCGAGTTCGAGGGCGCGACCTTGTCGGTGCCTCTTTGTGGTGATGATCCGGATGCTGTGCGCCTTGTCGCGGGGTTGGCCGAGGATTTGAAGTTGCGGCCGTTCTTGGCGGGTGGGTTGCATCGGGCTCGGTATTTGGAGGCTGCTTCGGTATTGGCGGTGGGGCTTTGGTTCGGGGGGTATGACGCTCGTGCGATGTTGCCGCCGTTGGCGGGGGCGTTTGCTATGCGGGATTGA
- a CDS encoding winged helix-turn-helix transcriptional regulator: MGVDLFGNSWLPVIVYMLRDGPMRPGELRAAIGGISQKMLTQTLRRMEQLTLVHRRRYAEAPPRVEYELTEAGRDLLGPIYALGEWVDKHGRAVNAALAGDED, encoded by the coding sequence ATGGGCGTCGACCTGTTCGGCAACTCCTGGCTGCCGGTGATCGTCTACATGCTCCGGGACGGACCGATGCGCCCAGGCGAGCTGCGCGCCGCGATCGGCGGGATCAGCCAGAAGATGCTGACCCAGACGCTGCGCCGCATGGAACAGCTCACACTCGTGCACCGCCGCCGCTACGCCGAGGCCCCGCCGCGCGTCGAGTACGAACTAACCGAAGCGGGCCGCGATCTACTCGGGCCGATCTACGCGCTGGGGGAGTGGGTCGACAAACACGGGCGCGCGGTGAACGCCGCGCTCGCGGGAGACGAGGATTGA
- a CDS encoding sensor histidine kinase: MSVPQAVLLAVLAAVVGLAVGGLLIPYVNARQAARRQADSGLTMSQVLDLIVLASESGIAVVDQYRDVVLVNPRAEELGLVRNRLLDERAWAAVEKVLGTGESAEFDLTAKNPMPGRSRIAVRGVARPLSPEETGFTVLFADDDSEQARMEATRRDFVANVSHELKTPVGAMSLLAEALLESADDPEAVRHFGERVLGESRRLGKMVTELIALSRLQGAEKLPELEVVDVDTVVMQAVDRSRTAAEAAGITVSTDRPSGLEVLGDETLLVTALSNLVENAIAYSPAGSHVSVSRSLRGDHVAMAVTDRGIGIPKEDQERVFERFFRSDKARSRATGGTGLGLAIVKHVAANHNGEITLWSKLGTGSTFTLRIPAHLETDGDEDVESPAVSTKETGPRPQGPGRPNGVEARR; this comes from the coding sequence GTGAGTGTTCCGCAGGCCGTGTTGTTGGCAGTCCTCGCGGCTGTCGTCGGCCTGGCAGTCGGTGGGCTGCTCATTCCGTACGTGAACGCCCGTCAGGCCGCCCGGAGACAGGCCGATTCCGGGCTGACCATGTCGCAGGTGCTCGACCTGATCGTGCTCGCGTCCGAAAGCGGCATCGCGGTGGTCGACCAGTACCGCGACGTGGTGCTCGTGAACCCGCGCGCCGAGGAACTCGGCTTGGTCCGCAACCGCCTGCTCGACGAGCGCGCCTGGGCCGCCGTGGAGAAGGTGCTCGGCACCGGCGAGTCCGCGGAATTCGACCTGACCGCCAAGAACCCCATGCCCGGCCGCAGCAGAATCGCGGTGCGCGGCGTCGCGCGGCCGCTCTCGCCGGAGGAGACCGGCTTCACCGTGCTGTTCGCCGACGACGATTCCGAGCAGGCCCGCATGGAGGCCACCCGCCGCGATTTCGTCGCCAATGTCAGCCACGAGCTCAAGACCCCCGTCGGCGCGATGAGCCTGCTCGCCGAGGCGCTGCTGGAATCGGCCGACGACCCGGAGGCGGTGCGCCACTTCGGCGAGCGCGTGCTCGGCGAATCCCGCCGCCTCGGCAAGATGGTGACCGAACTGATCGCGCTCTCCCGTCTGCAGGGCGCGGAGAAGCTGCCCGAGCTAGAGGTCGTCGACGTCGACACGGTCGTCATGCAGGCGGTGGACCGCTCCCGCACCGCGGCCGAGGCGGCGGGCATCACCGTCAGCACCGACCGGCCCAGCGGGCTCGAGGTCCTCGGCGACGAGACATTGCTCGTCACCGCTCTGTCCAACCTGGTGGAGAACGCCATCGCCTACTCCCCGGCCGGCTCGCACGTCTCGGTGAGCCGTTCGCTGCGCGGCGATCATGTCGCCATGGCGGTCACCGACCGTGGCATCGGAATCCCGAAAGAAGACCAGGAGCGGGTGTTCGAACGGTTCTTCCGTTCCGACAAGGCGCGCTCGCGCGCCACCGGTGGCACCGGGCTCGGGCTCGCTATCGTCAAGCACGTGGCGGCCAACCACAACGGTGAGATCACCCTGTGGAGCAAACTGGGCACCGGATCCACGTTCACCTTGCGAATACCCGCACACCTCGAGACCGACGGCGACGAGGACGTCGAAAGTCCCGCGGTGAGCACGAAGGAAACCGGCCCGCGTCCCCAGGGGCCGGGCAGACCCAATGGTGTGGAGGCACGCAGATGA
- a CDS encoding response regulator transcription factor, which translates to MTSVLIVEDEESLADPLAFLLRKEGFEVTVVGDGPSALAEFDRSGADIVLLDLMLPGMSGTDVCKQLRTRSGVPVIMVTARDSEIDKVVGLELGADDYVTKPYSSRELIARIRAVLRRGAGDEIDGGSENGVLEAGPVRMDVDRHTVMVNGKPVTLPLKEFDLLEYLLRNSGRVLTRGQLIDRVWGADYVGDTKTLDVHVKRLRSKIEADPAKPEHLVTVRGLGYKLEA; encoded by the coding sequence ATGACGAGTGTTCTTATCGTCGAGGATGAGGAGTCGCTGGCCGATCCGCTCGCGTTCCTGCTGCGCAAGGAGGGCTTCGAGGTCACCGTGGTGGGCGACGGACCCTCCGCGCTCGCCGAATTCGATCGCTCCGGCGCCGACATCGTCCTGCTGGACCTGATGCTGCCCGGCATGAGCGGCACCGATGTGTGCAAGCAACTGCGCACCCGCAGCGGCGTGCCGGTCATCATGGTGACCGCGCGGGACAGCGAGATCGACAAGGTGGTCGGCCTCGAGCTGGGCGCCGACGACTACGTCACCAAGCCGTACTCGTCGCGTGAGCTCATCGCGCGCATCCGCGCGGTCCTGCGCCGCGGCGCGGGCGACGAGATCGACGGCGGCAGCGAGAACGGCGTGCTGGAGGCGGGTCCGGTCCGGATGGACGTCGACCGCCACACCGTGATGGTCAACGGCAAGCCAGTGACGTTGCCGCTCAAGGAATTCGATCTGCTCGAGTACCTGCTGCGCAACTCCGGCCGGGTGCTGACCCGCGGCCAGCTGATCGACCGCGTCTGGGGCGCCGACTACGTCGGCGACACAAAGACTCTCGACGTGCACGTCAAGCGGCTGCGCTCCAAGATCGAGGCCGATCCGGCCAAGCCCGAGCACCTGGTGACCGTGCGCGGTCTCGGTTACAAGCTCGAGGCGTAG
- a CDS encoding Ppx/GppA phosphatase family protein, with product MRLGVLDVGSNTVHLLVVDAHRGGHPMPMSSTKATLRLSENLDEEGRITVQGAERLIKTVAEFASIAETSRCVELMPFATSALREATNSEHVLARVRAETGVDLQVLTGVDEARLTFLAVRRWYGWSAGRILNLDIGGGSLEMSNGGDEEPDVALSLQLGAGRLTREWLREDPPGKRRVAVLRDWLDAELVAPAKQLIEVGRPDLAVGTSKTFRSLARLTGAAPSAAGPRVRRTLTSSGLRQLIAFISRMTASDRAELEGVSSDRSQQLVAGALVAEASMRALSLDTLEICPWALREGLILRKLDTDMNGGPRASLLTGPAAEPGKPASDGGAGLSGPVETVSS from the coding sequence GTGCGGCTTGGGGTACTCGACGTCGGAAGCAATACCGTTCACCTGCTCGTGGTGGACGCGCACCGGGGTGGCCACCCGATGCCGATGAGCTCGACGAAGGCCACGCTCCGGCTGTCGGAGAACCTGGACGAAGAGGGACGGATCACCGTCCAGGGCGCCGAGCGTCTCATCAAGACCGTGGCCGAATTCGCCAGCATCGCCGAGACCTCCCGCTGCGTCGAGCTGATGCCGTTCGCCACCTCCGCGCTGCGCGAGGCCACCAACTCCGAACACGTGCTCGCCAGGGTGCGCGCCGAGACGGGCGTCGATCTGCAGGTGCTCACCGGCGTCGACGAGGCCCGGCTGACCTTTCTCGCGGTGCGCCGCTGGTACGGCTGGAGCGCGGGCCGCATCCTGAACCTCGACATCGGCGGCGGCTCGCTGGAGATGAGCAACGGCGGCGACGAGGAGCCCGACGTCGCGCTCTCGCTGCAACTCGGGGCGGGTCGGCTCACCAGGGAGTGGCTGCGTGAGGATCCGCCGGGCAAGCGCCGGGTCGCGGTGCTGCGGGACTGGCTCGACGCCGAACTCGTCGCCCCCGCGAAACAGCTGATCGAGGTGGGCAGGCCCGACCTCGCGGTCGGCACCTCGAAGACCTTCCGCTCGCTCGCGCGACTGACCGGAGCGGCGCCCTCGGCGGCGGGTCCGCGGGTGCGCCGTACACTCACCAGCTCGGGTCTGCGCCAACTGATCGCGTTCATCTCGCGGATGACAGCGTCGGACCGTGCAGAATTGGAAGGCGTGAGTTCCGATCGGTCACAGCAATTGGTGGCTGGCGCATTGGTCGCGGAGGCGAGTATGCGGGCACTATCGCTGGATACGCTCGAGATTTGTCCCTGGGCGCTGCGGGAAGGACTGATCCTGCGCAAACTGGATACCGATATGAACGGTGGACCCAGAGCGTCGTTGCTGACGGGACCGGCGGCCGAACCAGGCAAGCCGGCGTCCGACGGTGGAGCGGGGCTGTCCGGTCCGGTCGAAACGGTGTCGTCATGA